One region of Opitutaceae bacterium genomic DNA includes:
- a CDS encoding tetratricopeptide repeat protein — MLPGSTDISPSPSPASAKQTLPDAAVSSLCEALRNGLKDLLAGAGTQSARMADTFHALRQDCATAIAHLPKKQIKSPVADEIRALVRAVSDSGIQDSPTSAPDLELAGKFASEFPGGPGLLAAMLLTAAWQWPEAPTLSRVPDELWGDYTAWLFAPVQGFCAPGHVETHAAHTLRRLEDLIAWTDRNLGSRTVRAALDAYLNTATCIPLYFAEGSLRMHAELRGRLLTKAMNAHRDVHDPAPELRFGRRLRIGFVNRHFGPQTETYTTLPTFEQLDPERFEVHLFAHKLTGSPLEAHAREHVRELHLLPEDFSEQLASLRDARLDVIVFGTNVTAVFNEVARLALYRSAPLQVVNNSSCITSGLPHIDLYVSGSLTESADAQAHFSERLGLLPGAAHAFNYDADRQEPTTQWTREALGVPDDAVLFVTAANYFKIIPEVQEAWARLLAAVPGSHLLVHPFNPNWASSYPIDRFCAAFDRVLAAHGVDPARLKVSTARFPSRSDVKSLLSVGDIYLDTYPFGGVNSLIDPLELGIPTIAWEGGWFRSRMGAALLRSLGLEELIATDEKSYIEIATRLARDPGARLTLRTSISQSMERTPQFLDPLAASDAFGALIETAFDELAELGPASFRASPSPLLARESPPLDSASRHRHGLDLLAAGRYPRAAAYLSSAVQHDESNAGLWYDIARAYRAAGGPQSAVQALETSLRLDPSRVDSWILLFELAEAAGSTELAREALGCAMEIAPSDMRVIQLAGRVNVA, encoded by the coding sequence ATGCTTCCTGGCTCCACTGACATTTCCCCCTCTCCGAGTCCTGCATCAGCCAAACAGACCCTGCCAGACGCCGCGGTGTCGTCCCTGTGCGAAGCGCTTCGAAACGGATTGAAGGATCTGCTCGCAGGAGCCGGCACACAGTCCGCCCGGATGGCCGACACGTTCCATGCGTTGCGGCAGGACTGCGCCACCGCGATCGCCCATCTTCCAAAAAAGCAGATCAAGAGCCCGGTAGCCGACGAAATCCGCGCGCTGGTCAGGGCGGTGTCGGATTCGGGTATCCAGGATTCCCCTACAAGCGCGCCCGATCTTGAGCTGGCGGGAAAATTCGCATCCGAGTTCCCGGGCGGCCCGGGGCTGCTCGCGGCGATGCTTCTGACCGCCGCATGGCAGTGGCCCGAGGCACCGACGCTGAGCCGCGTGCCGGACGAGCTCTGGGGCGACTACACCGCCTGGCTGTTCGCGCCAGTCCAGGGATTCTGCGCACCCGGTCATGTTGAAACACATGCCGCGCACACGCTGCGCCGCCTGGAGGATCTCATTGCGTGGACCGACCGAAACCTGGGGTCCAGGACGGTGCGGGCGGCGCTGGACGCCTACCTGAACACCGCCACCTGCATTCCGCTCTATTTTGCCGAGGGCAGCCTGCGCATGCACGCCGAACTGCGCGGCCGGCTTCTGACGAAGGCCATGAATGCGCATCGCGACGTGCATGATCCCGCCCCCGAACTGCGCTTTGGGCGCAGGCTCAGGATCGGTTTTGTCAACCGCCACTTCGGGCCGCAGACCGAAACCTACACCACGCTTCCGACGTTTGAGCAGCTCGATCCCGAGCGCTTCGAGGTTCACCTTTTTGCGCACAAGCTGACCGGATCTCCCCTGGAAGCCCATGCAAGGGAGCACGTCCGGGAGCTTCATCTGCTTCCCGAGGATTTCTCCGAACAACTGGCCAGCCTGCGCGACGCCCGGCTCGATGTGATCGTCTTCGGCACCAACGTGACCGCCGTGTTCAACGAGGTCGCCCGCCTGGCCCTCTATCGCAGCGCCCCGCTTCAGGTCGTCAACAACTCCTCCTGCATCACCTCGGGCCTGCCCCACATCGACCTCTATGTTTCCGGGTCGCTGACGGAATCCGCTGACGCACAAGCGCACTTCAGCGAGCGCCTCGGCCTGCTTCCGGGCGCCGCGCATGCCTTCAACTACGATGCCGACCGCCAGGAGCCCACAACGCAATGGACCCGCGAGGCTCTCGGCGTGCCGGACGACGCGGTGCTCTTTGTCACCGCTGCCAACTATTTCAAGATCATCCCCGAGGTGCAGGAAGCCTGGGCGCGGCTGCTCGCCGCAGTTCCCGGATCTCACCTGCTTGTCCACCCTTTCAATCCGAACTGGGCCTCATCGTACCCGATCGACCGCTTCTGCGCCGCATTCGACCGCGTCCTCGCCGCACACGGCGTCGATCCGGCACGCCTGAAGGTGTCAACCGCGCGCTTCCCATCGCGTTCGGATGTGAAATCGCTCCTGAGCGTGGGCGACATCTATCTCGACACCTATCCGTTTGGAGGCGTCAACTCGCTGATCGATCCGCTCGAGCTCGGCATTCCAACCATCGCCTGGGAGGGCGGCTGGTTCCGATCGCGCATGGGAGCCGCGCTGCTGAGGAGCCTCGGGCTCGAGGAGCTGATCGCCACAGACGAGAAATCCTACATCGAAATCGCCACCCGGCTCGCACGCGATCCTGGTGCGCGTCTCACGCTGAGAACCTCGATTTCACAATCGATGGAGCGCACGCCGCAGTTCCTCGATCCCCTGGCCGCGAGCGATGCGTTCGGAGCCCTGATCGAAACAGCGTTTGACGAGTTGGCGGAACTGGGCCCCGCATCCTTTCGCGCCAGCCCCAGCCCGCTCCTGGCGCGTGAGTCCCCGCCGCTGGACTCCGCCAGCCGACACCGTCACGGCCTCGATCTTCTCGCCGCGGGTCGCTATCCGCGTGCGGCCGCCTATCTCTCCTCCGCAGTCCAGCACGATGAATCGAATGCGGGACTCTGGTACGACATCGCCCGAGCCTACCGCGCCGCCGGCGGCCCGCAATCCGCCGTCCAGGCGCTGGAGACAAGCCTGCGACTCGATCCCTCAAGGGTCGACTCGTGGATCCTGTTGTTTGAACTCGCCGAAGCCGCGGGCTCAACGGAACTCGCACGGGAGGCACTGGGGTGCGCCATGGAAATCGCGCCCTCGGACATGCGGGTGATCCAGCTCGCCGGCAGGGTCAACGTGGCCTAG
- the lhgO gene encoding L-2-hydroxyglutarate oxidase codes for MNVVIVGGGIVGLATALAVKNRQPGARIILLEKEASPGLHQSTHNSGVLHAGLYYRPGSLKARLAVEGIVRMTRFCERHAIAHRICGKLVVATTPEEVPRLRSLHDRGAANGLRGLEWLAPEAFREIEPHAAGLAAVRVPQEGIVDYAAVCDAMTREFTASGGTLRSRTRVTRIQQDGRAWMVMTTAGEFRAHLVINCAGLHSDRVAESSGESRDVRIIPFRGEYYKLRKSAEYLVKHLIYPVPDPTFPFLGVHFTRLIHGGVEAGPNAVLAFAREGYSRWRINLRDLIDALAFKGLWAFTHAHRSMALDELRRSFSKKLFCQSLQKLVPAIQESDLETGGAGVRAQAMRPDGTLVDDFHIIERPGIIHILNAPSPAATASLAIGEHVAERALAQLPVPSAPVPVAAHS; via the coding sequence ATGAACGTCGTCATTGTCGGCGGAGGCATTGTTGGCCTCGCGACCGCACTGGCTGTGAAAAACCGCCAGCCCGGAGCGCGGATCATCCTGCTTGAAAAGGAAGCGTCACCCGGCCTCCACCAGAGCACCCACAACAGCGGCGTGCTTCACGCGGGCCTCTACTACCGTCCGGGTTCCCTGAAGGCCAGACTTGCCGTGGAAGGCATCGTCCGCATGACGCGCTTCTGCGAGCGGCACGCCATCGCCCACCGGATATGCGGCAAACTCGTTGTCGCCACAACACCCGAGGAGGTGCCCCGACTGCGCTCCTTGCACGACCGGGGCGCAGCCAACGGCCTCCGCGGACTTGAATGGCTGGCGCCGGAGGCGTTCCGCGAAATCGAGCCCCACGCAGCCGGTCTCGCCGCGGTGCGCGTTCCCCAGGAGGGCATCGTTGACTACGCCGCGGTCTGCGACGCGATGACAAGGGAGTTCACCGCCTCGGGCGGCACCCTGCGATCACGGACGCGCGTGACCCGGATTCAGCAGGACGGAAGGGCATGGATGGTCATGACAACCGCCGGAGAATTTCGGGCCCACCTTGTCATCAACTGCGCCGGTCTTCACAGTGACCGGGTCGCCGAATCCTCGGGGGAATCCCGCGATGTCCGCATCATCCCGTTTCGCGGTGAGTACTACAAGCTGCGGAAATCGGCCGAGTATCTCGTCAAGCATCTCATCTACCCGGTGCCCGACCCCACCTTCCCCTTCCTCGGAGTCCATTTCACACGCCTCATTCACGGAGGCGTGGAGGCGGGGCCAAACGCAGTTCTCGCCTTTGCCCGCGAAGGCTATTCGAGGTGGAGGATCAACCTTCGCGACCTCATCGATGCCCTTGCCTTCAAGGGGCTCTGGGCCTTCACCCACGCGCACAGGAGCATGGCTCTCGACGAGCTTCGCCGATCCTTCAGCAAAAAGCTTTTCTGCCAGTCCCTCCAGAAGCTGGTCCCCGCCATCCAGGAGTCCGATCTCGAAACCGGAGGCGCGGGCGTGCGCGCGCAGGCCATGCGTCCCGACGGCACTCTGGTCGACGACTTTCACATCATCGAGCGCCCCGGCATCATCCACATCCTGAATGCCCCCAGCCCCGCCGCAACCGCCTCGCTTGCGATCGGCGAGCATGTCGCGGAGCGGGCGCTCGCGCAGCTACCGGTCCCCAGTGCGCCCGTTCCAGTCGCGGCTCACTCGTGA
- a CDS encoding dicarboxylate/amino acid:cation symporter yields MGLRVFRSQQQADGVTLKPWKWPLANQILVGLLIGAVAGLIVEQNVTEAGAVAQLDWWLANVIKPVGSLFIRLIFMIVIPLVFSAIVLGIAEMGDLRELGKVGLKSVLFTLLLAGSSVLLGLVLVNVFSPGSHLPAETRSELTAKYGGAVAQKVEQGTKKAPLAETLLALVPQNPLQEAVNAFTPNYTGGGLISVMVFSLFFGVAMAMAPPERMRPLVQVFQGVFDVCMRIIGFAMLLAPVGVACLGFALTSTLGMDIVRSLAFYVGVVVLGLLLHQFVTYSILLKFVGGKSPLQFFKQTQEAMITAFSTSSSNATLPVSMRVAEENLGLPRKISRFVLTVGASANQNGTALYEGVTVLFLAQVFGVDLSLGQQVVVALMCIMAGFGTAGVPGGSLPLVVGVLVSIQVPGESIAIILGIDRFLDMARTTLNVTGDLVCAVLVSKGAAADEPGPLSAAE; encoded by the coding sequence GTGGCCGCTGGCCAATCAGATTCTGGTCGGACTGCTCATTGGTGCCGTGGCCGGATTGATCGTCGAACAGAACGTGACGGAGGCGGGTGCGGTCGCCCAGCTCGACTGGTGGCTGGCCAACGTCATCAAGCCGGTCGGTTCCCTGTTCATACGCCTCATTTTCATGATCGTGATCCCGCTCGTCTTTTCCGCGATTGTCCTGGGCATTGCGGAAATGGGGGACCTGCGGGAACTCGGCAAGGTCGGCCTGAAGTCGGTCCTTTTCACGCTGCTGCTGGCGGGGTCCAGCGTGCTGCTCGGCCTGGTCCTCGTGAACGTGTTCTCCCCGGGGTCGCATCTGCCTGCGGAGACCAGGAGCGAACTCACCGCGAAGTACGGCGGCGCCGTTGCGCAGAAGGTCGAGCAGGGGACCAAAAAGGCGCCGCTGGCTGAGACCCTGCTGGCGCTCGTTCCGCAGAATCCGCTCCAGGAGGCGGTCAATGCCTTCACGCCCAACTACACTGGTGGCGGGCTCATTTCGGTGATGGTGTTCAGCCTCTTCTTCGGTGTCGCGATGGCGATGGCGCCGCCCGAGAGGATGAGACCGCTGGTGCAGGTTTTCCAGGGGGTCTTCGATGTCTGCATGCGCATCATCGGCTTCGCCATGCTGCTCGCGCCTGTCGGCGTCGCCTGCCTCGGCTTCGCGCTCACCTCGACGCTCGGCATGGACATCGTCAGGAGCCTGGCGTTCTACGTGGGCGTCGTGGTGCTGGGTCTGCTGCTGCACCAGTTTGTCACGTACTCCATTCTGCTGAAATTCGTGGGAGGAAAGTCGCCGCTCCAGTTTTTCAAGCAGACGCAGGAGGCGATGATAACGGCGTTCAGCACATCTTCGAGCAATGCGACGCTGCCGGTTTCCATGCGTGTGGCTGAGGAGAATCTCGGGCTGCCCCGGAAGATCAGCCGCTTCGTCCTTACGGTTGGCGCCAGCGCGAATCAGAATGGAACCGCGCTCTATGAAGGCGTGACGGTGCTTTTCCTGGCCCAGGTTTTTGGTGTCGATCTCTCGCTCGGCCAGCAGGTCGTGGTTGCCCTGATGTGCATCATGGCGGGTTTCGGCACCGCGGGCGTGCCCGGCGGATCGCTGCCGCTCGTGGTGGGTGTCCTGGTTTCGATCCAGGTGCCCGGGGAGAGCATTGCGATCATCCTCGGCATCGACCGGTTTCTCGACATGGCCCGGACCACGCTGAATGTGACCGGTGACCTGGTGTGCGCGGTGCTGGTTTCAAAGGGGGCGGCGGCCGACGAGCCTGGACCACTGTCAGCAGCGGAGTGA